In a single window of the Elaeis guineensis isolate ETL-2024a chromosome 6, EG11, whole genome shotgun sequence genome:
- the LOC140858835 gene encoding cytokinin riboside 5'-monophosphate phosphoribohydrolase LOG-like, which produces MAQMADAFIALPGGYGTFEELLDVLTWAQLGIHKKPVGLLNVDGFYDSLLSLFDKATDQGFVTQAAHNLIISAPSAKELVGKLETYVWNYESGFVWDVKDQTPRNE; this is translated from the coding sequence ATGGCTCAGATGGCAGATGCTTTTATCGCTTTGCCTGGTGGATATGGAACGTTTGAAGAGTTGCTAGATGTTCTTACGTGGGCTCAACTTGGGATCCATAAGAAACCAGTTGGCCTTTTAAATGTTGATGGTTTTTATGATTCATTGCTGTCACTTTTCGACAAAGCCACTGATCAAGGATTTGTAACCCAAGCTGCTCACAACCTCATCATCTCAGCCCCATCAGCTAAGGAACTTGTTGGAAAGTTAGAGACATATGTGTGGAATTATGAATCTGGCTTTGTTTGGGATGTCAAGGATCAGACCCCTAGAAATGAGTAG